In a genomic window of Sulfurimonas denitrificans DSM 1251:
- the gmd gene encoding GDP-mannose 4,6-dehydratase produces MKKAIVTGITGQDGAYLVELLLNKGYEVYGTYRRTSSVNFWRIEELGIQNSPNLHLIEYDLTDQANSIRMVMEIQPDEIYNLAAQSFVGVSFEQPLATAHITGLGCVHLLEAIRIVNPKIKFYQASTSEMFGEVQQIPQTEKTPFWPRSPYGAAKMYAHWMVVNYRESYGIFATSGILFNHESPLRGREFVTRKITDSVAKIKLGKLEYMELGNMDAKRDWGYAKDYVEGMYLMLQADKADTYLLATNRTETVRDFVTMAFKGAGIEVEFKGNAQDEVAVDKNSGKTVVRVNPKFYRPAEVDILIGNPQKAKDELGWEPKCTLEELCAMMVKEDLRRNEIGFSF; encoded by the coding sequence ATGAAAAAAGCTATAGTTACAGGTATTACTGGGCAAGACGGAGCTTATCTAGTGGAGTTGCTTTTAAATAAAGGTTATGAGGTCTATGGAACTTATAGACGAACTTCATCTGTGAATTTTTGGCGTATAGAAGAGCTTGGAATCCAAAACAGCCCAAATCTTCACTTGATAGAGTATGACCTAACAGATCAAGCAAACAGCATAAGAATGGTTATGGAAATTCAGCCAGATGAGATATATAACCTTGCGGCTCAAAGCTTTGTAGGAGTTTCGTTTGAACAGCCTCTTGCAACTGCGCACATCACAGGTCTTGGTTGCGTACACTTACTTGAAGCAATCAGAATAGTAAATCCTAAAATAAAGTTTTATCAAGCAAGCACTTCTGAGATGTTTGGTGAAGTTCAACAGATTCCACAAACAGAAAAAACACCATTTTGGCCACGAAGTCCTTATGGAGCGGCAAAGATGTATGCGCACTGGATGGTAGTAAATTATAGAGAATCTTATGGCATATTTGCAACAAGCGGGATACTTTTTAACCATGAATCACCTCTAAGAGGAAGAGAGTTTGTAACTAGAAAAATCACAGATAGCGTTGCAAAAATCAAGCTTGGTAAGTTAGAGTACATGGAACTTGGAAATATGGACGCAAAAAGAGACTGGGGATATGCTAAAGATTATGTAGAGGGAATGTATCTTATGTTGCAAGCTGATAAAGCAGATACTTACCTATTAGCTACAAACAGAACAGAGACTGTAAGAGACTTTGTAACTATGGCATTTAAAGGTGCTGGTATAGAAGTAGAGTTTAAAGGAAACGCTCAAGATGAAGTTGCAGTTGATAAAAATAGTGGTAAAACAGTTGTGCGCGTAAACCCTAAGTTTTATAGACCAGCAGAGGTAGATATTCTTATAGGAAACCCACAAAAAGCAAAAGATGAGTTAGGTTGGGAGCCAAAATGTACATTAGAAGAGTTATGTGCCATGATGGTAAAAGAGGATTTGAGAAGAAATGAGATAGGGTTCTCTTTCTAA
- a CDS encoding O-antigen ligase family protein — protein MSKRVDFQDVLYYSALLFAFLLPLSRSASSFFLLLFFLLLLYKRDYKNTFETLKSSAIFTYIAIFLLYIFATLLWSEDIKEGINQIRLYGYWILLLPPLVVLVQKEWIWSMLSAFLLGMFVSEILAYGMFFDFWNINERDSSYPTPFMTHIHYSIYLAFTAILLLSRVFCKKLLLKEKLPYMLFFLLSTTNLMFSTGRAGQLAFFVALIVLIFLKYRITVKSVVMSFFSITVIFLLAYNSLELFKQRVDAGVKDVQNIAVQNYNNSFGIRVAFWLVAGEVLKEHSLLGNGIGDYKVSTKEILGKKEFGLSDETKEFMTTQHFHNQYLMVAVQGGFIGLTLMFLLFYKFFTLRIEDRELKEISVLGFVVIAVGSVAEPLWMLQFPLMLFLFITSISIIASKK, from the coding sequence ATGAGCAAAAGAGTAGATTTTCAAGATGTACTTTACTACTCTGCTCTACTTTTTGCTTTTTTACTGCCCCTATCTAGGAGTGCTAGCAGTTTTTTCTTACTTCTGTTTTTCTTGCTTTTACTTTATAAAAGAGATTATAAAAATACATTTGAAACTTTAAAGAGCAGCGCCATTTTTACATATATAGCTATTTTTTTGCTCTACATATTTGCAACTCTTCTTTGGAGTGAGGATATTAAAGAGGGCATAAATCAGATAAGACTCTATGGTTATTGGATACTTCTTTTACCCCCTTTAGTAGTTTTGGTACAAAAAGAGTGGATTTGGAGTATGCTAAGCGCATTTTTGCTCGGAATGTTTGTAAGTGAGATATTGGCTTATGGTATGTTTTTTGATTTTTGGAACATAAATGAGAGGGATTCATCATACCCAACGCCATTTATGACACATATACATTACAGCATCTATTTGGCATTTACAGCTATTTTACTCTTAAGCAGAGTGTTCTGTAAAAAGCTTTTACTAAAAGAAAAACTTCCCTACATGTTGTTCTTTCTCTTGAGTACAACAAACTTGATGTTTTCAACTGGCAGAGCAGGGCAGCTTGCATTTTTTGTAGCATTAATAGTCTTGATATTTTTAAAATATAGAATAACAGTTAAATCTGTAGTTATGAGCTTTTTTTCAATAACAGTTATTTTTTTACTTGCATATAATAGTTTGGAACTCTTTAAACAAAGAGTTGATGCTGGTGTAAAAGATGTACAAAACATTGCTGTGCAAAATTACAATAACTCCTTTGGTATAAGAGTTGCATTTTGGCTGGTTGCAGGTGAAGTTTTAAAAGAACACTCTCTTCTTGGCAATGGGATAGGCGACTATAAAGTATCTACAAAAGAAATTTTAGGTAAAAAAGAGTTTGGATTAAGTGATGAGACAAAAGAGTTTATGACTACTCAGCACTTCCATAACCAGTACTTAATGGTAGCAGTACAAGGCGGTTTTATCGGGCTTACTTTGATGTTTTTGCTGTTTTATAAGTTTTTTACTCTTCGTATTGAAGATAGGGAGCTAAAAGAGATAAGTGTATTGGGATTTGTAGTCATAGCCGTTGGATCTGTTGCTGAACCTCTATGGATGTTGCAGTTCCCTTTAATGCTATTTTTATTTATAACATCTATTTCCATAATAGCATCAAAAAAATAG
- a CDS encoding glycosyltransferase — translation MKIAIVHDWLVTNAGAEKVLRAIVDIYPDADIFSLVDFLNDKDRADVLNNKFAKSSFIQKLPFAKKHFRNYLPLFPRAIESFDLSEYDLIISSSWAVAKGVKKRKNQVHISYCYTPIRYAWDLYDEYTSNLKQPKKFLVQQTLRYIKQWDIQTLRRVDFFIADSKFVQNRIKKTYDRDSVVIYPPVDTDKFTLKEKKDDFYFTASRLVSYKKTKLIVEAFNKMPNRALIVIGSGEEYDSIKAIAKDNITLLGYQEDEILIKHMQRAKAFVYAAIEDFGIVPIEAMSCGTPVIALNDGGTAETVIDGITGVHFEKQTPEDIIKAVNLFESLQLDSKKISHHVKTYSTDRFKDELRTFVNSKVKI, via the coding sequence ATGAAAATAGCTATAGTACATGATTGGCTTGTAACAAATGCAGGAGCTGAGAAGGTATTAAGAGCTATAGTAGATATTTATCCAGATGCAGATATTTTTTCTTTGGTAGATTTTTTAAATGACAAAGATAGAGCTGATGTGCTAAATAATAAATTTGCAAAGAGTTCATTTATCCAAAAATTACCTTTTGCAAAAAAACACTTCAGAAACTATCTGCCACTTTTTCCAAGAGCCATTGAGAGTTTTGACTTAAGTGAGTACGACCTTATAATAAGCTCTTCATGGGCAGTTGCCAAAGGTGTTAAAAAGAGAAAAAATCAAGTTCACATCTCATATTGCTATACACCTATAAGATATGCATGGGATCTTTATGATGAATACACTTCTAACTTGAAGCAGCCAAAAAAGTTTTTAGTACAACAAACTTTGAGATATATAAAACAATGGGATATACAAACCCTAAGAAGAGTTGATTTTTTTATAGCTGATTCAAAGTTTGTTCAAAATAGAATAAAAAAAACTTACGATAGAGATTCTGTAGTGATTTATCCACCTGTAGATACTGATAAATTTACTTTAAAAGAGAAAAAAGATGATTTTTACTTTACTGCTTCAAGGTTAGTTTCATACAAAAAAACAAAACTCATAGTAGAGGCTTTTAATAAAATGCCAAATAGGGCGCTCATAGTTATAGGCTCTGGTGAAGAGTATGATTCCATCAAAGCTATCGCAAAAGATAATATAACTCTGCTTGGTTATCAAGAAGATGAGATTTTAATCAAACATATGCAAAGAGCAAAAGCATTTGTTTATGCAGCAATAGAGGATTTTGGGATAGTTCCAATCGAAGCCATGTCTTGCGGAACTCCTGTAATCGCTCTTAATGATGGTGGAACAGCAGAGACAGTAATTGATGGAATAACAGGAGTACATTTTGAAAAACAGACACCAGAAGATATAATAAAGGCAGTAAATTTATTTGAATCACTGCAGCTTGATTCAAAAAAAATATCCCATCATGTAAAAACTTACTCTACCGATAGGTTTAAAGATGAGCTGAGAACTTTTGTAAATTCAAAGGTAAAAATATGA
- the pckA gene encoding phosphoenolpyruvate carboxykinase (ATP), which produces MNLTELEEIGLKNVGKVYHNLGYDELIKHEIENKECILTTSGATAVDTGVFTGRSPKDKYIVDRDPSNRYIAWGDVNQKVSEEIFKELLEVAREQLSAKDLYVTDVYSGASVDSKHSIRFVTEIAWQAHFVKNMFIRPTELELKEFKPQFTVLNACKAVNDKWREHGLNSEVFVLFDIENNLSVIGGTWYGGELKKGIFSMMNYWLPLQNKLSMHCSANVGEKGDTALFFGLSGTGKTTLSTDPYRRLIGDDEHGWDDNGVFNFEGGCYAKVINLDGNNEPEIFNAIKSGALLENVVVNDKGEVDYNDGSKTENTRVSYPIEHIKNHETSLSAGHPENIIFLSADAFGILPPVSKLTREQAMYYFLSGYTAKVAGTERGITKPVATFSSCFGEAFLPLHPTVYAKLLGEKIDKHDVHVYLVNTGWTGGAYGVGTRMSIKDTRACINAILDGSIKESEFDTTKTFKLQVPKTLGNINPEILNPRNAWSDKEAFDKTTDMLANMFNENFKKYQVENSEFDYSEAGPKIES; this is translated from the coding sequence ATGAACTTAACCGAGTTAGAAGAGATAGGCTTAAAGAATGTTGGAAAGGTTTATCATAACCTTGGCTATGATGAATTAATAAAACATGAAATTGAAAATAAAGAGTGTATTCTTACTACAAGTGGTGCTACAGCAGTAGATACTGGAGTCTTTACAGGACGCAGCCCAAAAGATAAATATATTGTAGATAGAGATCCTTCAAACAGATATATCGCTTGGGGCGATGTTAATCAAAAAGTAAGTGAAGAAATTTTTAAAGAGCTCTTAGAGGTTGCAAGAGAGCAGCTCTCAGCAAAAGATTTATATGTTACAGATGTTTACAGTGGTGCTAGTGTTGATTCAAAACACTCAATCCGTTTTGTGACTGAAATAGCTTGGCAGGCACACTTTGTAAAAAATATGTTTATTCGACCAACAGAGCTTGAGCTAAAAGAGTTTAAGCCGCAGTTTACAGTTTTAAACGCTTGTAAGGCTGTAAACGATAAATGGAGAGAACATGGGCTAAACTCTGAAGTCTTTGTTCTTTTTGATATCGAAAACAATCTATCAGTGATTGGTGGAACTTGGTATGGTGGTGAGTTGAAAAAAGGAATTTTTTCAATGATGAACTACTGGCTGCCACTACAAAATAAGCTCTCTATGCACTGCTCTGCAAATGTGGGAGAAAAAGGCGACACAGCTCTTTTCTTTGGGCTTAGCGGAACAGGTAAAACTACTCTCTCAACAGATCCCTATAGAAGACTTATCGGAGATGATGAGCATGGCTGGGATGACAATGGAGTGTTTAATTTTGAGGGTGGATGTTATGCAAAAGTTATAAACCTAGATGGAAATAACGAACCTGAAATTTTTAATGCTATAAAATCTGGCGCTCTTCTTGAAAATGTTGTTGTAAACGATAAAGGAGAGGTTGATTACAATGATGGAAGCAAAACAGAAAATACTCGCGTATCTTATCCAATAGAGCATATAAAAAATCATGAAACATCTCTAAGTGCTGGACATCCTGAAAATATCATATTTTTAAGTGCAGATGCTTTTGGTATTTTGCCTCCAGTTTCAAAACTGACTCGTGAACAAGCAATGTACTACTTCTTAAGTGGATATACTGCTAAAGTTGCTGGAACAGAGCGTGGAATAACTAAGCCAGTTGCTACATTTAGCTCATGTTTTGGAGAAGCATTCCTGCCACTACATCCAACGGTGTATGCCAAGCTGCTAGGCGAGAAGATAGATAAGCATGACGTACATGTATATCTTGTAAATACTGGCTGGACAGGCGGAGCTTACGGTGTTGGAACGAGAATGAGTATAAAAGATACACGTGCTTGTATTAACGCTATTTTAGATGGCAGCATTAAAGAGAGTGAGTTTGATACAACTAAAACATTTAAGCTACAAGTTCCAAAAACTCTTGGAAACATAAACCCAGAAATTTTAAATCCTCGCAATGCTTGGAGTGATAAAGAAGCCTTTGATAAGACAACAGATATGTTGGCAAATATGTTTAATGAGAATTTTAAAAAATATCAAGTTGAAAATAGTGAGTTTGACTACTCAGAAGCAGGACCAAAGATAGAGAGCTAA
- a CDS encoding sugar transferase — protein MRKYTLSFVLILIDIIVLIALFYLTLYVRTSLSDSSLPLFKTLQIQDFSFVIFVIFALLFYEKIYTLRYDFWQETRKIMKSLFYGYLIIMALLTLSKVSQEYSRLFISLYFMFALFILPVVKRLSKKVFYKIDFFIKKVYIVGEESQIEIFKKEFRENWYLGLRYSDSKYDTVIIASKGTDAKTMKRRVAKYLQNHTEVYIVPYVSSVNFANSNIMEYFNIRNSTIQVENKLLLQHNIWIKSVAEFFMTLLILPLFLTIHVLITILIRADSKGLVFFKQYRLGKNDNNFICYKYRTMYENSASLLESYLLAHPEEIAHYEEYHKYKNDPRITKIGKILRSTSLDELPQIINVLKAEMSLVGPRPYMTSESDKLGEHKEFVLKVKPGITGLWQVSGRNELTFKERNELDVWYINNWSLWADFVIMMKTIKVVLSKVGAR, from the coding sequence ATGAGAAAATATACTCTAAGTTTTGTACTTATTTTAATTGATATTATAGTTTTGATTGCTCTTTTCTATTTGACTCTCTATGTAAGAACTAGCTTAAGTGATTCTTCTTTACCACTATTTAAAACATTGCAAATTCAGGATTTCTCTTTTGTTATTTTTGTTATTTTCGCACTTCTGTTTTATGAGAAAATATATACATTAAGATATGACTTTTGGCAAGAGACTAGAAAAATTATGAAGTCTCTCTTTTATGGTTATCTTATCATTATGGCGCTATTGACACTAAGCAAAGTTTCACAAGAGTATTCACGACTATTTATTAGCTTATACTTTATGTTCGCGCTATTTATCTTGCCTGTAGTAAAAAGATTGAGTAAAAAAGTTTTTTATAAGATAGATTTTTTTATTAAAAAAGTTTATATAGTTGGTGAAGAGTCTCAAATAGAGATTTTTAAAAAAGAGTTTAGAGAAAATTGGTACTTAGGTCTGCGCTACAGTGATTCAAAATACGATACAGTAATCATCGCATCAAAAGGAACTGATGCAAAAACCATGAAGAGAAGAGTTGCAAAATATCTACAAAACCATACAGAGGTTTACATAGTTCCTTATGTCTCTAGTGTTAATTTTGCTAACTCTAACATCATGGAATATTTCAATATTAGAAACTCTACCATACAAGTAGAGAACAAACTCCTGCTTCAACATAATATATGGATAAAAAGTGTTGCAGAATTTTTTATGACACTTCTTATCTTACCTCTGTTTTTAACTATACATGTACTCATAACTATATTGATTCGAGCTGATTCTAAAGGTTTGGTTTTTTTCAAACAGTATAGACTTGGAAAGAATGATAATAATTTTATATGCTATAAATATAGAACTATGTACGAAAATTCAGCTTCTCTCTTGGAGAGTTATCTTCTAGCGCATCCTGAAGAGATTGCTCATTATGAAGAGTATCATAAGTATAAAAATGATCCACGAATTACAAAAATTGGGAAAATATTGCGCTCAACTTCCCTTGACGAACTACCTCAAATTATCAATGTTTTAAAAGCAGAGATGAGCTTAGTAGGTCCTCGTCCCTACATGACAAGCGAATCAGACAAGTTGGGTGAACATAAAGAATTTGTGTTGAAAGTAAAGCCAGGCATAACGGGGTTATGGCAAGTAAGCGGTAGAAATGAGCTTACTTTTAAAGAGCGAAATGAATTAGATGTTTGGTACATAAACAACTGGTCACTTTGGGCTGATTTTGTAATCATGATGAAAACTATTAAAGTTGTTTTGTCTAAAGTTGGAGCTAGATAA
- a CDS encoding Arm DNA-binding domain-containing protein, whose protein sequence is MAKKTKPLSDLEIKRIKYIDKEFKLYDGNNLYVVIHKNGSKYFRLDYKFNDKRRTLGIGVYPSISIKIKGCQSPPF, encoded by the coding sequence ATGGCAAAAAAAACTAAACCATTGAGCGATTTAGAAATAAAAAGAATTAAATATATAGATAAAGAGTTCAAGCTATATGACGGCAATAACTTATATGTAGTTATCCACAAAAACGGTAGTAAATATTTTCGTCTTGATTATAAATTTAATGACAAAAGAAGAACTTTAGGAATAGGTGTTTATCCATCAATATCCATCAAAATAAAGGGGTGTCAGTCGCCACCTTTTTGA
- a CDS encoding glycosyltransferase family 4 protein yields the protein MKFKILIDTISLMSSLTGIGRYTYEISKRVEKDKYFECSFFYGYHSKSLVHHLDKKDLKLLKSIVSKNQLFKKIVRKIVKISSQIFTPTYDLYWEPNFIPIEGIKANKTITTVHDFSFILHKDFHPKERIEYFEEHFFKNIKRSDMIITGSEFSKREIIDRLDFNQEQVKVIYHGINHDLFKMYDDLKVDFELPKKFIFSVGSIEPRKNLIGLLRAYNLLPNEIKNEYKLVLAGFKGWENSEIMSIIDENRENIIYLGFISDLELAKVYNLASCFVFASFYEGFGLPPLEAMACGTPVVCSHSSSLPEVGGDAVIYCNPNDTKDIKEKIELVLKDKILQQEMVVKGLERAKEFSWEKSALEHIKVFQEVLQK from the coding sequence TTGAAATTTAAAATACTAATTGATACTATCTCTTTAATGTCATCTTTAACTGGTATTGGCAGGTACACCTATGAGATATCTAAAAGGGTAGAAAAAGATAAATATTTTGAGTGTAGTTTTTTTTATGGGTATCATAGCAAATCATTAGTTCACCATTTAGATAAAAAAGATTTAAAATTATTAAAATCTATCGTATCAAAAAATCAATTATTTAAAAAAATAGTTAGAAAAATTGTAAAAATTTCAAGTCAAATTTTTACACCAACATATGACCTTTATTGGGAACCAAATTTTATACCAATAGAAGGTATAAAAGCCAATAAAACTATCACTACAGTTCATGACTTTTCATTTATATTGCATAAAGATTTTCACCCTAAAGAGAGAATAGAGTACTTTGAAGAGCATTTTTTTAAAAATATTAAAAGAAGTGATATGATTATTACAGGTTCAGAATTTTCAAAACGAGAGATAATAGATAGATTAGATTTCAATCAAGAGCAAGTAAAAGTGATTTACCATGGAATAAATCATGATTTATTTAAAATGTATGATGATTTAAAAGTTGATTTTGAACTCCCAAAAAAATTTATCTTCAGTGTAGGTAGTATAGAACCGAGAAAAAATTTAATAGGTTTACTAAGGGCATATAATCTCTTGCCAAATGAAATAAAAAACGAGTACAAGCTTGTGCTTGCTGGCTTTAAAGGCTGGGAAAACAGTGAAATAATGAGCATCATAGATGAAAACAGAGAAAATATTATTTATCTTGGATTTATCTCCGATTTAGAATTAGCAAAAGTTTATAATTTAGCTTCATGTTTTGTATTTGCCTCTTTTTATGAAGGTTTTGGACTTCCTCCTCTTGAAGCTATGGCATGTGGAACACCTGTGGTTTGCAGCCATAGCAGCTCTCTACCTGAAGTTGGTGGCGATGCGGTTATATATTGTAATCCTAATGATACAAAAGATATAAAAGAGAAGATAGAGTTAGTTTTAAAAGATAAAATTCTCCAACAAGAGATGGTAGTAAAAGGATTAGAGAGAGCCAAAGAGTTTAGTTGGGAAAAATCAGCTCTAGAGCATATAAAAGTGTTTCAAGAGGTTTTACAAAAATGA
- a CDS encoding TolC family protein: MKSSKVAVSLFFIALSLNHLGAEVLNFSRAYELALENANIIRSSVYVSESDKEKIVQEQSQLYPQINLSASYKKTEYISNPTKNETRQGLITYSLTGRQAIYNPEIYTRVDMQEARSKYSQTKVELQKEQLAQDLFNAYIDVLKSRNRIKLLESYSNYSKSRLEELSKKYEMNLSNKMDLLQMRVEFDSTQIDLDKEKKLFEVYDLKLKQFIGNNEYELPKIESDKSIIDTIAQMREKVMSDDKLQESLRIKQAYDAVEISKADVENAKSGHLPKVNFDVSYSMYDTDTPTIDAPYDSIKYAMLSLSMPIYGGGYVSSKVDSSRLMYMAANEDLQNTKKETQVMYNEYFAIFEASTNSVSMYKDALSSAELYVNAIEQGYEHGLKSIIDLNEAKNKFYEVKYKYIENIYEMVNSYIGLLIVTNNFKDMSLLDKLVD, encoded by the coding sequence ATGAAGAGTAGCAAAGTAGCAGTTAGTCTATTTTTTATAGCACTCTCTCTTAACCATTTAGGTGCGGAAGTTTTAAATTTTTCAAGAGCTTATGAATTGGCTCTTGAAAATGCAAACATTATCCGCTCCTCAGTTTATGTTTCTGAGTCGGATAAAGAGAAGATAGTTCAAGAGCAGTCACAACTCTATCCTCAAATAAATCTATCTGCATCTTACAAGAAAACAGAATATATCTCAAACCCAACAAAAAATGAGACTAGACAAGGGTTGATAACTTACTCTCTTACAGGCAGACAGGCTATCTATAATCCTGAAATCTATACAAGAGTAGATATGCAAGAAGCAAGAAGTAAATACTCTCAAACAAAAGTAGAACTTCAAAAAGAGCAACTAGCACAAGATCTCTTTAATGCTTATATAGATGTCCTAAAATCAAGAAACAGGATAAAACTCTTAGAGTCTTATTCAAACTACAGTAAATCCAGACTTGAAGAACTAAGTAAAAAATATGAGATGAATCTCTCTAACAAGATGGATTTACTTCAAATGAGAGTTGAATTTGACTCAACGCAGATAGACCTTGACAAAGAGAAGAAACTATTTGAAGTGTATGATCTCAAGCTAAAACAATTTATTGGCAATAATGAGTATGAACTTCCAAAAATAGAGTCCGATAAATCGATAATAGATACAATAGCGCAGATGAGAGAAAAAGTTATGAGTGATGATAAACTCCAAGAGAGTTTGAGAATAAAGCAAGCTTATGATGCTGTTGAAATTTCAAAAGCAGATGTGGAGAATGCAAAAAGCGGACATCTGCCTAAAGTAAATTTTGATGTTTCGTATTCAATGTATGATACGGACACGCCGACAATTGATGCACCCTATGATAGTATTAAGTATGCTATGCTTAGCTTAAGTATGCCTATCTATGGAGGTGGTTATGTCTCTTCAAAGGTTGATTCTTCTAGATTGATGTATATGGCGGCTAATGAAGATTTACAAAATACGAAAAAAGAGACGCAAGTTATGTACAATGAGTATTTTGCTATTTTTGAGGCTTCTACCAATTCGGTTTCAATGTATAAAGATGCGCTCTCTTCAGCTGAACTCTATGTAAATGCAATAGAGCAGGGATACGAGCATGGACTCAAAAGCATAATTGACCTCAATGAGGCTAAAAATAAATTTTATGAAGTAAAATACAAATATATAGAGAACATATATGAGATGGTTAACTCTTATATTGGGTTATTGATAGTTACAAATAATTTTAAAGATATGAGCTTGTTGGATAAGCTTGTTGATTAA
- a CDS encoding IS3 family transposase → MDVAVPFNAIFIYNIYFHNSIKKIVHNFFKSLKKELVRKQIFLTREVAASKIFEYIEMFYNSKRRHSYLGHISPNEFENMSLLLSFGVRNLCLPLFFKK, encoded by the coding sequence ATGGATGTTGCAGTTCCCTTTAATGCTATTTTTATTTATAACATCTATTTCCATAATAGCATCAAAAAAATAGTGCACAACTTCTTTAAGAGTTTAAAAAAAGAGCTTGTAAGAAAACAGATATTTTTAACAAGAGAGGTCGCAGCTTCTAAAATATTTGAATATATAGAGATGTTCTACAATTCAAAAAGAAGGCATAGTTATTTGGGTCATATTTCACCAAATGAATTTGAAAATATGAGTCTTTTACTCTCTTTTGGAGTGAGGAATCTTTGTCTTCCGTTGTTTTTTAAGAAGTAG
- a CDS encoding GDP-mannose 4,6-dehydratase: protein MKKVLITGIDSFTGVHLSSYLEKAKYDVYGTSFFESGAKKYRCDVTCKEQILEVLQKVKPDFFIHLSGISFAAHGSHEEFYRVNTIGTTNILDAFVELEQNPSKIVLASSATVYGNQGLEVLDESLCPLPANHYGASKYAMESLSRGYFDKLSIIITRPFNYTGVGQAEQFLIPKIIKHFKEKKDVIELGNLHVEREFNDVSFTCEVYKKLLECDAKGEVVNIASNRGIKLLHVIEMMSEIAGYKIEVKINPAFVRKDEIKSLTGSSSKLFALIGEVEQKEFKQTLRKMLEI from the coding sequence ATGAAAAAAGTATTAATAACAGGTATAGATAGTTTTACAGGAGTGCATCTCTCATCGTACTTAGAAAAAGCCAAATACGATGTATATGGAACCTCTTTTTTTGAGAGTGGAGCTAAAAAGTATAGGTGTGATGTTACATGTAAAGAGCAGATTTTAGAAGTTTTACAAAAGGTAAAACCTGATTTTTTCATTCATCTCTCTGGAATATCTTTTGCGGCTCATGGAAGCCATGAAGAGTTTTACAGAGTAAATACTATAGGCACTACAAATATTTTAGATGCTTTTGTAGAGCTTGAACAAAATCCCTCTAAAATAGTACTCGCTAGCAGTGCTACAGTCTATGGAAATCAGGGTTTAGAGGTATTAGATGAGTCCCTTTGTCCTCTTCCTGCAAATCACTATGGAGCAAGTAAATATGCCATGGAATCTCTCTCAAGAGGATACTTTGATAAACTTTCCATTATTATAACAAGACCTTTTAACTATACAGGAGTTGGACAAGCCGAACAATTTTTGATACCTAAAATAATAAAACATTTTAAAGAGAAAAAAGATGTTATAGAGCTTGGAAACTTACATGTAGAGAGAGAGTTTAATGATGTATCTTTTACATGCGAGGTTTATAAAAAACTTCTAGAGTGTGATGCTAAGGGCGAAGTTGTAAACATAGCCTCCAACAGAGGCATAAAACTACTACATGTAATTGAGATGATGAGTGAAATAGCAGGTTATAAAATAGAAGTAAAAATAAATCCAGCGTTTGTACGAAAAGATGAAATAAAATCATTAACTGGTTCAAGCAGTAAACTTTTTGCTCTAATAGGAGAAGTTGAACAAAAAGAATTTAAACAAACTTTAAGAAAAATGCTTGAAATTTAA